Proteins from a genomic interval of Anas platyrhynchos isolate ZD024472 breed Pekin duck chromosome 4, IASCAAS_PekinDuck_T2T, whole genome shotgun sequence:
- the MAP9 gene encoding microtubule-associated protein 9 isoform X1: MRAAGPAVREQAAMRGGPRQPAARGRSQAGRRKAQGRQAGAMPGQGGGRRAGAPRGAAQGSRRPREQGELQEAISAHAAREQTAVYSDDFESEEVDMLNDIVEERHKSNSDADSSKKSVDSESPPSDDGASQKAADLENEGVDDLSLSFHERKLQQKPLSESENIHDKINEVHCLESENEDNDRKNNEEHSAAELQCHMSEIDHCNDLPMPELKKERKAITLDQKEKKPIPKPRMHKTRNASASVGGCYKASPQPRSARRKSSPMKDNEFSKSEEVTPRRGLSSFSAPSSLTSLNTTASSEKKVFAESPSPEGPWLESTSLPFSINFTSHNERSEDSNLQMCGETPLSQDERKDTSPSDLKLEDNISKTLSVTEAMTTTADEKTKKSEKSTDDSSDEQENIVQGQIETDTAQEASVDGQSEHVESKMTSEDFVKKQSETKATVLQKSKPSSCRSLSSANLKKKAKAVPSATAVSSQYLGTLKVLENKHLQKNSREFEKADSLRAAVFQNWLEKKRALLLELKRNEKKKAENLRIDTEKKEDIKRKEAIASFEAWKAMKAKEAKKLSEKKKLEELKRKKAEEQNAEKMEAAQKAFEKWKERKAEYLREQSRKEKQSERIRKRKEEELVEEKKKDNVSAVEKWNEKKEEYIKQKKAEKVLERRKQEIQQTKKDEKDKKAIEEYERWLKKTERREQLERKQKKLQAACGEEVRSPWSPPGKVMYSRNY; the protein is encoded by the exons ATGCGGGCGGCGGGACCGGCCGTGCGGGAGCAGGCGGCCATGCGGGGCGGCCCAAGGCAGCCCGCGGCCCGGGGCCGCAGCCAGGCGGGACGCCGCAAGGCGCAGGGCCGGCAGGCGGGCGCCATGCCGGGGCAAGGCGGCGGCAGGCGGGCGGGGGCGCCCAGAGGCGCGGCGCAGGGGAGCCGCAGGCCCCGGGAGCAG GGTGAGCTACAAGAAGCAATTTCTGCTCATGCGGCAAGGGAACAAACAGCTGTTTACTCAGACGACTTTGAGAGTGAAGAAGTTGACATGTTAAATG ATATTGTGGAGGAACGTCATAAAAGCAATTCAGATGCTGACAGCAGTAAGAAATCTGTTGATTCTGAGAGTCCTCCCTCAGATGATGGTGCATCACAAAAAGCAGCTGACTTGGAAAATGAAGGTGTTGATGACTTGAGTTTGTCCTTTCATGAAAGGAAACTTCAGCAAAAACCACTTTCAGAAAGTGAAAACATACatgacaaaataaatgaagtgcaCTGTTTGGAAAGTGAAAATGAAGacaatgacagaaaaaataatgaagagcaTTCAGCTGCTGAATTGCAGTGTCATATGAGTGAGATTGACCACTGCAATGATTTGCCTATGCCTGaactaaagaaagaaagaaaggctaTTACACTGgatcaaaaggaaaagaaaccaaTACCAAAGCCAAGGATGcacaaaacaagaaatgcatcagCATCAG TAGGTGGCTGTTACAAAGCATCACCTCAACCAAGAAGTGCCAGGAGAAAAAGTAGCCCCATGAAAGACAATGAATTTAGTAAGTCAGAAGAAGTAACTCCTAGACGTGGATTGTCTTCGTTTTCAGCACCGTCATCCCTAACTTCTCTGAATACTACAGCCTCGTCTGAGAAAAAAGTGTTTGCTGAAAGCCCTAGTCCTGAA GGTCCATGGCTAGAAAGTACTTCACTAccattttccattaattttacTTCCCACAATGAGAGATCTGAAGACTCCAATTTACAGATGTGTGGAGAAACACCACTTTCACAAG ATGAGAGGAAGGATACCAGCCCCAGTGACTTGAAACTGGAGGATAATATTAGCAAAACCCTTTCTGTGACAGAAGCAATGACCACGACAGCAgatgagaaaacaaagaaatcagaGAAGTCAACAGATGACAGTTCAGATGAACAGGAGAACATTGTGCAAGGGCAAATAGAAACTGATACAGCACAGGAAGCGTCAGTAGATGGTCAGTCTGAACATGTGGAGTCGAAGATGACTTCAGAGGACTTTGTCAAG AAACAAAGTGAAACAAAGGCAACAGTTCtacaaaaatcaaaaccttcATCTTGCAG GTCTCTGTCTTCTGcaaacttaaagaaaaaagcaaaagctgttcCATCAGCTACAGCTGTTTCATCTCAATACCTGGGAACATTGAAGGTGTTGGAGAATAAACACTTGCAGAAGAACAGTAGAGAATTTGAGAAAGCAGATAGTTTACGAGCAGCTGTTTTCCAG AATtggctggaaaagaaaagagctttACTACTGgaattaaagagaaatgaaaagaaaaaagctgaaaatctgAGGATCGATACTGAAAAG AAAGAAgatattaaaagaaaggaagcaatTGCATCTTTTGAAGCCTGGAAAGCGATGAAagcaaaagaagcaaagaagttaagtgaaaaaaagaagctCGAAGAActtaagagaaagaaagcagaagaacagAATGCAGAGAAAATGGAAGCAGCACAGAAG GCAtttgaaaaatggaaagaaagaaaagcagaatatttaagagagcaaagcagaaaggaaaaacagtctGAAAGAatcaggaagaggaaagaagaggaattggttgaagaaaaaaagaaagacaacgtATCAGCAGTTGAAAAATG gaatgaaaaaaaggaagaatatataaaacaaaagaaggcagaaaaagtcctagagagaagaaagcaagaaatacaacAGACAAAGAAGGACgaaaaagataaaaaggctATTGAAGAATATGAAAGATGGctg